One part of the Saprospiraceae bacterium genome encodes these proteins:
- a CDS encoding PaaI family thioesterase has protein sequence MNFKPSDPDFEIRVRASFNKQKFMEFISAKLVKIKPGYCEIQIPFQPEITQQHGFFHAGILGTIADNAAGYAAFTLMDINSSILTVEFKINLLLPAEGEILIGRSNVLKYGKTLTICRSDVYILKNGVEKLCAASQSTLIELKNKIDPNDIKI, from the coding sequence ATGAACTTTAAACCTTCAGATCCAGATTTTGAAATTAGAGTTAGAGCTAGCTTTAATAAGCAAAAATTCATGGAATTTATATCTGCTAAATTAGTTAAAATTAAACCAGGATATTGCGAAATTCAGATCCCATTTCAACCGGAAATTACGCAACAACATGGTTTTTTTCACGCCGGAATTTTAGGAACCATCGCAGACAATGCCGCAGGTTATGCAGCATTTACATTAATGGATATTAATTCTTCCATATTAACAGTTGAGTTTAAAATAAATCTATTATTGCCAGCTGAAGGTGAAATACTTATTGGCAGGTCAAATGTTTTAAAATATGGTAAAACTTTAACAATTTGTCGATCAGATGTCTATATACTCAAAAATGGAGTGGAGAAACTTTGTGCGGCTTCACAATCAACTTTAATAGAATTGAAAAATAAAATCGATCCTAATGATATTAAAATTTAA
- a CDS encoding glyoxalase, whose protein sequence is MENNTKSIRPFIGAKDYELSRSFYCDLGFYESVLDSNMSYFNTEGLGFYLQNAYIQDWINNSMIFLEVQDVTQYWEKVRALNLTSKYEAVKLSPIRVFDWGREFYLHDPSGILWHIGEFKT, encoded by the coding sequence ATGGAAAATAATACAAAATCAATTCGACCATTTATTGGTGCTAAAGATTATGAATTGTCAAGAAGTTTCTATTGTGACTTAGGATTTTATGAAAGTGTTTTGGATTCTAATATGTCTTATTTCAATACGGAAGGCTTGGGATTTTATTTACAAAATGCATATATTCAGGATTGGATAAATAATTCTATGATTTTTTTAGAAGTTCAAGATGTCACACAATATTGGGAAAAGGTTCGAGCTTTAAATCTTACTTCAAAATATGAAGCTGTTAAACTGAGCCCAATTCGTGTATTTGACTGGGGAAGAGAATTTTATTTACATGACCCGTCAGGAATCCTCTGGCATATTGGAGAATTCAAGACCTAA
- a CDS encoding GNAT family N-acetyltransferase translates to MTSILKAEPKDFQLLADIGKKTFIESHGNSASMMDINKYVSEKYNLEVSEKELNDTHNIYHFIYYDEQAVGYSKIIFNSENSNLKNKNITKLERLYLLKPYYSLKLGLELLNFNIQLSKLNSQSGMWLFVWIENHRAFNFYQKTGFKVIGNYDFKISENHSNPNYQMFLKY, encoded by the coding sequence ATGACATCCATACTTAAAGCAGAACCGAAAGATTTTCAGTTACTTGCCGACATTGGTAAAAAAACATTTATAGAATCCCATGGCAATAGTGCATCCATGATGGATATAAATAAATATGTTAGTGAAAAATATAATCTGGAGGTATCTGAAAAGGAATTAAATGATACTCATAATATTTACCATTTTATTTATTATGATGAGCAAGCTGTAGGTTATTCTAAAATTATTTTCAATTCTGAAAATTCTAATTTGAAAAACAAGAATATAACAAAATTAGAACGACTTTACTTATTAAAACCTTACTATAGCTTAAAATTAGGTTTAGAACTCTTAAACTTTAATATCCAATTATCAAAACTGAATAGTCAATCAGGAATGTGGTTATTCGTTTGGATTGAAAATCACAGAGCCTTTAATTTTTATCAAAAAACAGGATTCAAAGTTATTGGAAATTACGATTTTAAAATTTCTGAAAATCATTCAAATCCAAATTATCAAATGTTTCTAAAATATTAA
- a CDS encoding mechanosensitive ion channel, whose translation MIKELLSFEILNFSNDSITVSNIASMLALATASVAIFWIVKRILNCYKIFNAVQIFTGYTIVKKFLIVFYISACLKLFGIDVTVLIAGSAVLPVIIGLGLKALFYDFISGIILLTEGTIKVGYVIQIEDKQIEILAIRFRTLVVKTRKEKEIIVPNSFLTKNEIINWSNQKK comes from the coding sequence ATGATAAAGGAACTACTAAGCTTTGAGATATTAAACTTCAGCAACGATTCCATCACGGTTTCCAATATTGCCTCTATGCTCGCATTGGCAACTGCCAGTGTGGCTATATTTTGGATTGTAAAACGAATTCTTAACTGCTACAAAATTTTTAATGCGGTGCAAATATTTACCGGTTATACGATCGTAAAAAAGTTCCTAATAGTATTTTACATTTCGGCTTGCCTAAAACTTTTCGGTATTGATGTAACTGTGCTTATTGCTGGATCCGCTGTTTTACCTGTCATTATTGGCTTGGGGTTGAAAGCGCTCTTTTACGATTTCATCTCAGGTATTATTCTTTTAACAGAAGGAACAATTAAGGTTGGTTATGTTATTCAGATTGAAGATAAACAAATCGAGATTTTAGCCATCCGTTTTAGGACCTTGGTAGTAAAAACCCGCAAAGAAAAAGAAATAATAGTTCCAAATTCGTTCCTTACAAAGAACGAAATCATCAACTGGTCTAATCAGAAAAAATGA
- a CDS encoding response regulator transcription factor, translating to MFSVCYLKNQRLLPLLAFPFLVWLLPQKTDVKSTDISSEKINLALRRTADGLLRQSGDSTSRIPAIEQVSKLIWRVRLDQPFNYEQLPAILQSSLDLHGILQAYNVTIRKCVDATIDLGYHQFDFLQQKAKLDNKIKTNDSLSLLSNSNKNEILVPCVGRDMPEGCHYIEISFLENELKNSFWSTKSLILLFILVGFAGYWFLIKQKSMYLLNDDSREPEWLEFGNSRLDVPGQILLCSGIRQTLTFRETKLLKLLVTSPDRLLERDFIIQQVWADEGVLVGRSVDVFVSRLRKKLSADVSIGIVAVHGVGYRLETGK from the coding sequence ATGTTTTCAGTCTGTTATTTAAAAAATCAACGGCTTTTGCCATTGTTGGCCTTCCCTTTTTTGGTTTGGCTGTTACCACAAAAAACAGACGTAAAGTCAACAGATATTTCCTCTGAAAAAATCAACCTCGCTCTACGCCGAACTGCAGATGGATTGTTACGCCAATCGGGCGACAGTACAAGTCGAATACCAGCAATTGAACAAGTCAGCAAATTAATTTGGAGGGTGCGACTCGACCAGCCTTTTAATTACGAACAACTTCCAGCAATACTCCAATCTTCATTAGACTTGCATGGAATCCTGCAAGCTTATAATGTAACGATTCGCAAATGTGTTGATGCAACGATTGATTTAGGTTACCATCAATTTGATTTTTTGCAACAAAAAGCAAAGCTTGACAATAAAATCAAAACAAACGATAGCCTTTCTTTACTTTCAAACTCCAATAAAAATGAAATTCTTGTGCCTTGTGTAGGTCGAGATATGCCTGAAGGTTGCCATTATATTGAAATTTCTTTTTTGGAAAATGAACTAAAAAATTCTTTTTGGTCAACTAAAAGCTTGATTTTACTATTCATTTTAGTCGGTTTTGCCGGGTATTGGTTTTTAATCAAACAAAAATCAATGTATTTGCTGAATGATGATTCCAGAGAACCAGAATGGTTGGAATTCGGAAATTCGCGTCTCGATGTTCCTGGTCAAATATTACTTTGTTCTGGTATTCGTCAAACACTAACTTTCCGGGAAACGAAATTACTAAAACTTTTGGTCACCAGTCCTGATCGACTCTTGGAACGAGATTTCATAATTCAACAGGTTTGGGCAGATGAAGGTGTTTTAGTCGGTCGAAGTGTGGATGTTTTTGTTTCAAGATTGAGAAAGAAATTATCTGCTGATGTTTCTATCGGAATAGTTGCTGTGCATGGCGTTGGTTATCGACTTGAAACCGGAAAATAA
- a CDS encoding PAS domain S-box protein: protein MENKQENEKILKRKYIPTSEFYSQIIDSLQDYSIFTLDKEFNINSWSYGSTKIFGYETDEVIGEPFDLIFTEEDIKNGIPKKEIEIALKEGKATDNRWHISKDKSLFYAYGLVFPLIGLDGEMLGYVKILRDLTERKKSEDAIKTYVKELEELNSHKESVLAILSHDLRSPLSAIIGTAKYLKSNFHKMKTEVISEMLELLHKSTTDELEMLDYLVEWARIKYASEVFSPKKLNLIEYIDKVFFTLKETASLKVINLHHEIPENTTVFADGKMLLSIIQNIISNAIKHTQNGGSIAVSSKIKNNKIIIQIKDNGVGMTKEIQEKLFKPQIKALSEVRKENQGAGIGLLLVKGFLEKNDGEIWVESCIGEGSSFYFTLPIEKPIHKIESADQIMFVESA from the coding sequence ATGGAAAACAAGCAAGAAAATGAAAAAATTCTTAAACGGAAGTACATACCTACTTCTGAATTTTATAGTCAAATTATAGATAGCTTACAAGATTATTCAATTTTTACCTTAGATAAAGAATTCAATATAAACAGTTGGAGTTATGGATCAACCAAAATATTTGGATATGAAACTGACGAAGTTATTGGGGAACCATTCGATTTAATATTCACAGAAGAAGATATTAAAAATGGAATCCCTAAAAAAGAAATAGAAATCGCTTTAAAAGAAGGTAAGGCGACAGATAATAGATGGCATATTTCTAAAGACAAAAGTTTATTTTATGCCTATGGCTTAGTTTTTCCCCTCATTGGTTTAGATGGTGAGATGTTAGGCTATGTAAAAATATTACGGGACCTCACGGAGCGTAAAAAATCGGAAGATGCCATTAAAACTTATGTAAAGGAACTTGAAGAATTAAATTCACATAAAGAAAGTGTTTTAGCAATACTCTCACACGATCTAAGAAGCCCTTTATCAGCGATTATCGGAACTGCCAAATATTTGAAGTCAAATTTTCACAAAATGAAAACCGAAGTAATTTCAGAAATGTTGGAACTGCTTCATAAATCAACAACCGATGAATTAGAAATGTTGGATTATTTAGTTGAATGGGCAAGAATAAAATATGCTTCGGAGGTATTTTCACCTAAAAAATTAAACCTGATTGAATACATCGATAAAGTGTTTTTCACCTTAAAAGAAACCGCTTCCCTAAAAGTTATTAATCTTCATCATGAAATTCCTGAAAATACAACTGTATTTGCAGATGGTAAAATGTTACTATCTATTATTCAAAATATAATTTCTAATGCGATAAAACATACGCAAAATGGAGGAAGCATTGCTGTATCTTCAAAAATTAAAAATAACAAAATTATTATCCAAATAAAAGACAATGGAGTAGGCATGACTAAAGAAATACAAGAAAAACTCTTTAAACCACAAATTAAAGCACTTTCAGAAGTCAGGAAAGAAAATCAGGGAGCTGGCATTGGTTTATTGTTGGTAAAAGGGTTTTTAGAAAAAAACGATGGTGAAATATGGGTTGAAAGCTGCATTGGAGAAGGTTCATCCTTTTATTTTACCTTACCTATTGAAAAACCTATCCATAAGATTGAAAGCGCTGACCAAATTATGTTTGTTGAAAGTGCTTGA
- a CDS encoding GNAT family N-acetyltransferase has translation MKIILETERLILRQLVPSDDIGMFELDSNPEVHKYLGNKPVTNIEECRSIIESVQKQYLENGIGRWAMIEKSSGNFTGWTGLKFIKDKINNHVDFYEVGYRIIQEYWGKGYATESTKASLKYAFENLSAKEVFGITNVENLKSRKVLEKCGLKFIETFIWHEWHEVNCNWLKITKEEWERQT, from the coding sequence ATGAAAATAATTTTAGAAACCGAAAGACTTATTTTAAGACAACTAGTTCCAAGTGATGATATTGGCATGTTTGAATTGGATTCTAACCCTGAAGTGCACAAATACCTGGGCAATAAACCTGTAACCAATATCGAAGAATGCAGGTCTATTATTGAATCAGTTCAAAAACAGTATTTAGAAAATGGCATTGGAAGGTGGGCCATGATTGAAAAATCATCCGGGAATTTCACAGGTTGGACCGGACTAAAATTTATAAAAGACAAAATAAATAATCACGTTGATTTTTATGAAGTAGGGTACCGGATCATTCAAGAATATTGGGGTAAAGGATATGCAACCGAATCAACAAAAGCATCTTTAAAATACGCATTTGAAAACCTGAGTGCAAAAGAAGTATTTGGAATAACCAATGTTGAAAATCTAAAATCCAGAAAAGTACTTGAAAAATGCGGACTGAAATTTATCGAAACTTTTATATGGCACGAATGGCATGAAGTGAACTGCAACTGGCTTAAAATAACGAAGGAAGAATGGGAGCGACAAACTTAA
- a CDS encoding sodium:proton antiporter, with product MTIAIIITICLLLLLAYVFDISSPLTKIPSVILLLLLGWFVKQITDIFHLHTPDLNPLLPIFGTIGLILIVLEGSLELELNKSKLPIITKSILNALIPMFALAFLFAFTFQYFGQVSYKVALVNAIPFCVISSAIAIPSVRNLSPFNKEFIIYESSLSDIFGVLFFNFIALNEIINEQSFANFALELLLIIAISFISVLGLSFLLSRIKHHITFTPIILMVILIYAVSKVYHLPGLIFILVFGLFLGNLDELKRFKWIEKLKPEKLDKEVKKFKEITVEATFLIRALFFMLFGFLMEAKEIFNPKTILWAAGIVLSIIIIRWLALKTSKLPTSPLLFVAPRGLITILLFLSILPEQTFALVNKALIIQTIILSVLVMMFGIMASGKTVTKTIHNV from the coding sequence ATGACCATAGCCATCATCATTACCATTTGTTTGTTGCTTTTATTGGCTTATGTGTTCGATATTAGTTCCCCACTAACCAAAATACCATCTGTTATCCTACTTCTGCTTTTAGGTTGGTTTGTCAAGCAAATAACTGATATCTTTCATTTACACACTCCTGATTTAAATCCCCTTTTGCCAATTTTTGGAACAATAGGTTTAATCCTGATTGTACTGGAAGGGTCGTTAGAACTTGAACTCAACAAGTCCAAACTACCTATAATTACAAAGTCAATACTAAATGCACTCATTCCAATGTTTGCATTGGCATTTCTCTTTGCATTTACTTTTCAATACTTCGGGCAAGTATCATATAAAGTAGCTTTGGTAAATGCAATTCCATTTTGCGTTATCAGCAGTGCGATTGCCATTCCAAGTGTTAGAAATCTTTCTCCGTTCAACAAAGAGTTTATTATTTACGAAAGTAGTTTGTCTGACATTTTCGGTGTACTGTTCTTTAATTTTATTGCACTCAATGAAATTATCAATGAACAATCATTCGCCAATTTTGCTTTAGAGTTACTACTCATCATTGCCATTTCATTTATCTCCGTTTTAGGACTTTCATTCTTACTAAGCCGCATTAAACATCACATCACCTTTACCCCCATTATCTTAATGGTGATTCTTATTTACGCAGTTTCTAAAGTGTATCATTTACCAGGCTTAATTTTCATTCTTGTATTCGGTTTGTTTCTTGGAAATCTTGACGAACTGAAACGGTTTAAGTGGATTGAAAAATTGAAACCAGAAAAATTAGATAAAGAAGTAAAGAAGTTCAAGGAGATTACAGTAGAAGCTACTTTTTTAATTCGTGCTTTATTCTTTATGCTGTTTGGTTTTCTTATGGAAGCTAAAGAAATTTTCAACCCAAAAACAATTCTTTGGGCAGCCGGCATTGTGCTATCCATTATAATTATCAGGTGGCTTGCACTTAAAACTTCCAAGTTACCTACATCACCACTTCTATTTGTAGCGCCAAGAGGGCTTATTACCATTCTGCTTTTTCTATCAATCCTCCCAGAACAAACATTTGCACTCGTAAACAAAGCACTAATCATTCAAACAATTATTCTTTCAGTTTTAGTAATGATGTTTGGTATCATGGCGAGTGGGAAAACAGTTACTAAAACAATTCACAATGTATAA
- a CDS encoding glycosyltransferase family 39 protein codes for MRFHYFTTNQFIPLVISLLILICSILYYNINRTKSSLILLFLGSLGLGYFIANLDPFLILWDEQYHALVAKNLIVNPLKPTLYSTPLLDYDYKNWTANHIWLHKQPLFLWQIALSLKLFGINTLAVRIPSILLHAILALMIFRIGKISNSERVGYYGALFFTVAYYPLELVAARFSTDHNDLSFLFYITASFWAWFEYQHSKNKYYLILIGLFSACAILVKWLVGLLIYVVWTLIIGISNRSHLVKIKYYYPIITSISITFLIFIPWQIYILIKFPLESNFEYAFNTKHFFEALENHEGTIWFHLNAFKNIYGSGDALPFIYLIGLGIYLKNIKLNIFRYAVVFAIAITYTFYSIASTKMTSYCVIVSPFVFLGLASLFDSATNFLKSKINYNKFEFIFRPLVLIIICTFLLNLTKIQNYHTDWKPHDNYNRTLEINRMDFISKLKAQLGNEKFVVFNINEKLNEHIPIMFYTDYIAYDFIPTEKQIQIIESNNYKIAIVDNSSLPNYITSKPSIIKIKL; via the coding sequence ATGAGGTTTCACTATTTTACAACGAATCAATTTATACCACTTGTAATTAGCCTACTAATTTTAATTTGCTCCATACTCTATTATAATATTAATAGAACAAAATCAAGTTTAATACTTCTATTCCTTGGCTCCTTAGGACTCGGCTATTTTATTGCAAACCTTGACCCATTCCTCATTTTGTGGGACGAACAGTACCATGCCCTGGTCGCAAAAAACTTGATTGTTAATCCACTTAAGCCTACCCTTTATTCAACGCCATTATTAGATTATGACTACAAAAATTGGACTGCTAATCACATCTGGTTACACAAGCAACCCTTATTCCTATGGCAAATTGCTTTAAGCCTAAAACTATTTGGCATAAACACATTAGCCGTCAGGATACCAAGCATTTTACTGCATGCTATACTAGCCTTAATGATATTCCGAATAGGAAAAATTTCAAACTCAGAAAGGGTTGGATATTATGGAGCACTGTTTTTTACAGTTGCCTATTATCCACTCGAGTTAGTTGCCGCCCGATTTTCAACAGATCATAATGATCTTTCATTCCTATTTTATATAACCGCAAGCTTCTGGGCATGGTTTGAATATCAACATTCCAAAAATAAATATTACCTAATTTTAATTGGTTTGTTTTCAGCTTGTGCTATTCTTGTTAAATGGCTGGTGGGTTTATTAATATATGTCGTTTGGACATTAATCATTGGAATTTCAAACCGTTCTCATTTAGTAAAAATAAAATACTATTATCCAATTATAACATCAATTTCCATAACATTCTTAATTTTTATACCCTGGCAAATTTATATACTCATAAAATTTCCACTTGAATCGAATTTTGAATATGCATTTAATACCAAACATTTTTTTGAAGCATTAGAAAATCATGAGGGAACTATTTGGTTTCATTTAAATGCTTTTAAAAATATCTATGGATCCGGAGATGCCTTACCATTTATATACTTAATCGGACTTGGTATTTATTTAAAAAATATAAAATTAAATATTTTTCGATACGCAGTTGTATTTGCAATCGCAATTACATATACATTTTATTCAATTGCTTCTACAAAAATGACCTCTTATTGTGTAATTGTTTCTCCATTTGTTTTTTTAGGGCTTGCAAGTTTATTCGATTCGGCCACCAATTTCTTAAAGTCGAAAATCAATTACAATAAATTTGAATTCATATTCAGACCGCTGGTATTGATTATAATTTGTACATTCCTTTTAAACCTAACAAAAATCCAAAATTATCATACGGATTGGAAACCCCATGATAATTACAATAGAACGCTTGAAATAAACAGAATGGATTTCATAAGTAAACTAAAAGCTCAATTAGGTAACGAAAAATTTGTTGTATTCAATATAAATGAAAAACTAAACGAGCATATACCAATCATGTTTTATACCGATTATATTGCATATGATTTTATTCCAACTGAAAAGCAAATACAAATAATAGAATCCAATAATTATAAAATTGCCATCGTAGATAATTCCTCTCTGCCGAATTATATTACTTCAAAACCTTCCATTATTAAAATCAAACTATGA
- a CDS encoding class I SAM-dependent methyltransferase, whose product MASYLNYQFKDTESFINTFDEAPLWSASFGLLLLKHVELKSDQTVIDIGSGAGFPLLELAGRLGNSCKLYGIDPWKNANVRAHQKIENYGYSNVSIIEASAEQIPFENNTIDLIVSNLGINNFENPEIVFKECHRALKPNGKLALTTNLNGHWKEFYQLFYYTLENIDKANLIPILKKDEEHRGTIESISKLFTNNNLTLTRHYEEQFKMNFIDGSAFLNHHFIKLGWLTTWIGLFPKAELLEIFTALELNLNDYAVKNNGLSLTVPMAYLEGVK is encoded by the coding sequence ATGGCAAGCTATTTAAACTACCAATTTAAAGATACTGAATCATTCATCAACACTTTTGATGAGGCACCTCTGTGGAGTGCTTCCTTTGGCTTACTCCTATTGAAACATGTGGAACTTAAATCAGATCAAACCGTTATTGACATTGGTTCAGGTGCAGGTTTTCCCCTATTAGAATTGGCTGGAAGACTTGGAAATTCTTGCAAACTTTATGGAATTGACCCCTGGAAAAATGCAAATGTAAGAGCTCATCAAAAAATTGAAAACTATGGTTACTCCAATGTATCTATAATAGAAGCCTCCGCAGAACAAATTCCATTTGAAAATAATACTATAGACCTGATCGTTTCTAATTTAGGTATTAATAACTTTGAGAATCCCGAAATTGTTTTCAAAGAATGCCATCGTGCATTAAAACCAAATGGCAAACTTGCATTAACTACAAATTTAAATGGACATTGGAAAGAATTTTATCAATTATTTTATTATACACTTGAAAATATTGACAAAGCAAATTTAATTCCAATTCTAAAAAAAGATGAAGAACATCGTGGTACTATAGAATCGATCTCAAAATTATTTACCAACAATAATCTTACACTAACCAGACACTATGAAGAACAATTTAAAATGAATTTTATTGATGGAAGTGCATTTCTAAATCATCATTTTATAAAATTAGGATGGCTCACTACCTGGATAGGCCTATTTCCAAAAGCCGAATTACTTGAAATATTTACAGCATTAGAGCTTAATCTAAATGATTACGCTGTAAAAAATAATGGTCTAAGCTTAACTGTACCTATGGCCTATCTGGAAGGCGTAAAATAA
- a CDS encoding GNAT family N-acetyltransferase produces MIIREAKIEDIKQIQKVRNSVNENMLTNPNLVTDNDCKEYITGKGKAWVCEMNTEIVGFAIVDLQANNIWALFLKPEFEKQGIGKKLHDIMLDWYFKQTKNNVWLGTSPNTRAEIFYRKLGWTEIGTHGKGEIKFEMKFNDWIHKLNNKK; encoded by the coding sequence ATGATCATTAGAGAAGCCAAAATTGAGGATATAAAACAAATTCAAAAAGTTAGAAATTCTGTGAATGAAAACATGCTAACAAATCCAAATTTGGTAACAGATAACGATTGCAAAGAATATATAACAGGAAAAGGAAAAGCATGGGTTTGTGAAATGAATACTGAAATCGTTGGTTTTGCAATTGTTGACTTACAAGCAAATAATATTTGGGCGCTCTTCTTAAAACCTGAATTTGAAAAACAAGGAATAGGTAAAAAACTTCACGATATAATGCTTGACTGGTATTTTAAACAAACAAAAAATAATGTTTGGCTAGGAACATCACCAAATACCAGAGCAGAAATATTTTATAGAAAACTTGGATGGACGGAAATTGGAACGCATGGAAAAGGTGAAATTAAGTTTGAAATGAAGTTCAATGACTGGATTCATAAGTTGAATAACAAAAAGTAA
- a CDS encoding HAD-IB family phosphatase codes for MITVIIPTLNEEENIASVVNFANGQPHVTEVIVVDDKSLDKTVSIAQENGAKVITSTKLGKGASMKDGVLCATNDIIAFLDGDIDPYPHYTIKLLTDPILQGEVDFVKSSFNRNAGRVTELVAKPLLSIFFPDLLRFSQPLSGMIAGKKSLFMQLDFRDDYGVDIGILIDMHLMNARMREIEIGYLENKSKPWQALGKMSKEVAQTIILKAASSKNPHYNFEELGVLNEIRSQMEFALDNQLFTLSKLIVFDMDNTLLKGRFIDTSAEKFNFKKELMNIRSAETDIIILTKRIATLLKGKTINELIEVADSIPIVEGTKEIIMQLKQRGYMIGIISDSYDCITNHIKNKLGMDFSLSNELEFSKSICTGEVKIPSFLFSNAKSLCKHSLCKTNALLSILEKYSIQKENCIAIGDSMNDLCMIKEAGLGIAYCSKDELLNHHADIILSEQSFSELLNLTK; via the coding sequence ATGATAACAGTAATTATACCGACACTTAATGAAGAAGAAAACATTGCTAGCGTAGTTAACTTTGCAAACGGGCAGCCGCATGTAACAGAGGTGATTGTTGTGGATGACAAGTCGCTTGACAAAACGGTTTCCATAGCACAAGAAAACGGAGCAAAAGTAATTACCAGCACCAAGCTTGGAAAAGGTGCATCTATGAAAGACGGTGTTCTTTGTGCTACTAATGATATTATTGCTTTTCTTGACGGTGACATTGACCCTTATCCACATTACACGATTAAACTACTTACCGACCCTATATTGCAAGGTGAAGTTGATTTTGTAAAATCTTCTTTCAACCGGAATGCGGGAAGGGTAACAGAACTTGTTGCAAAACCTTTACTCAGTATTTTTTTTCCTGACCTACTTCGTTTTAGCCAACCCCTTAGTGGAATGATTGCGGGGAAGAAATCACTCTTTATGCAATTAGATTTTCGGGACGATTACGGTGTTGACATTGGTATACTCATAGACATGCACCTGATGAATGCTCGAATGAGAGAAATTGAAATCGGATATCTCGAAAACAAAAGCAAACCTTGGCAGGCGCTTGGCAAAATGAGTAAAGAAGTAGCTCAAACAATTATCTTGAAAGCCGCATCCTCAAAAAACCCTCATTACAATTTTGAAGAACTTGGAGTGTTAAATGAAATCCGTTCGCAAATGGAATTTGCTTTGGATAATCAACTCTTCACACTTAGCAAATTAATAGTGTTTGACATGGACAACACACTTCTAAAAGGTCGCTTTATAGACACTAGTGCCGAAAAATTTAATTTCAAAAAAGAACTGATGAACATTCGTTCAGCCGAAACCGATATTATCATTCTAACAAAACGAATTGCCACTTTATTGAAAGGAAAAACGATTAATGAATTGATTGAAGTTGCTGACAGTATTCCAATAGTAGAAGGAACAAAGGAAATCATTATGCAACTCAAACAAAGAGGTTACATGATTGGAATTATTTCCGACAGTTATGATTGTATTACCAACCACATCAAAAATAAATTGGGAATGGACTTTTCACTATCCAATGAACTTGAATTTTCAAAAAGCATTTGTACAGGGGAAGTAAAAATCCCATCCTTTCTTTTCAGTAACGCAAAAAGTTTGTGCAAGCATTCGCTCTGTAAAACGAATGCACTGTTGAGTATACTTGAAAAATACAGTATTCAAAAAGAAAACTGCATAGCGATAGGCGATAGCATGAATGACCTTTGCATGATTAAAGAAGCTGGACTTGGTATTGCCTATTGTTCAAAGGACGAATTACTAAATCATCATGCAGACATAATACTTAGTGAACAAAGTTTTTCCGAACTGCTTAACCTGACTAAATAA
- a CDS encoding GNAT family N-acetyltransferase: protein MRILETQRLYLREMTTADAENAYLLNLDPEVLKYTGDEAFESIESARVFLENYKHYKIYGFGRWAVIHKTDNLFLGWCGLKYTPELDEIDIGYRFLKKYWNQGYATEAAIACIEIGFQKLKLQTIVGHVLKDNIASIKVLEKIGLHFFEERKQDGDEYNVYRIENNAK from the coding sequence ATGAGAATTTTAGAAACACAAAGATTATACTTAAGAGAAATGACAACTGCCGATGCGGAAAATGCCTATCTTCTAAACCTGGATCCAGAAGTTTTAAAATATACAGGTGACGAAGCCTTTGAATCTATAGAAAGCGCTCGGGTGTTTTTAGAAAATTATAAGCATTATAAAATTTATGGTTTTGGAAGGTGGGCAGTAATTCATAAAACGGATAATCTATTTTTGGGTTGGTGCGGATTAAAATATACCCCAGAACTAGATGAAATTGATATCGGTTACCGATTCTTAAAAAAATATTGGAATCAAGGCTATGCCACTGAAGCCGCAATTGCATGCATAGAAATTGGCTTTCAGAAATTGAAATTACAAACTATTGTAGGACATGTTTTAAAAGACAATATAGCATCCATAAAAGTGCTCGAAAAAATAGGACTACACTTCTTTGAAGAAAGAAAACAGGATGGCGATGAATATAACGTATATAGAATTGAAAATAATGCAAAATAA